The proteins below come from a single Capricornis sumatraensis isolate serow.1 chromosome 14, serow.2, whole genome shotgun sequence genomic window:
- the ENO1 gene encoding alpha-enolase, translating into MSILKVHAREIFDSRGNPTVEVDLFTAKGLFRAAVPSGASTGIYEALELRDNDKTRYMGKGVSKAVEHINKTIAPALVSKKLNVVEQEKIDKLMIEMDGTENKSKFGANAILGVSLAVCKAGAVEKGVPLYRHIADLAGNAEVILPVPAFNVINGGSHAGNKLAMQEFMILPVGAENFREAMRIGAEVYHNLKNVIKEKYGKDATNVGDEGGFAPNILENKEALELLKNAIGKAGYSDKVVIGMDVAASEFYRSGKYDLDFKSPDDPNRYITPDELADLYKSFIRDYPVVSIEDPFDQDDWEAWQKFTASAGIQVVGDDLTVTNPKRIAKAVSEKSCNCLLLKVNQIGSVTESLQACKLAQSNGWGVMVSHRSGETEDTFIADLVVGLCTGQIKTGAPCRSERLAKYNQILRIEEELGSKAKFAGRSFRNPLAK; encoded by the exons ATGTCCATCCTGAAGGTCCACGCCAGAGAGATCTTTGACTCTCGTGGCAATCCCACCGTCGAGGTTGATCTCTTCACCGCGAAAG GTCTCTTCAGAGCTGCTGTGCCCAGTGGTGCCTCAACTGGAATCTATGAGGCCCTGGAGCTCCGAGACAATGATAAGACGCGCTACATGGGGAAAG GTGTCTCAAAGGCTGTTGAGCACATCAATAAAACTATTGCGCCTGCCCTGGTTAGCAAG AAGCTGAACGTCGTGGAGCAGGAGAAGATCGACAAGCTGATGATAGAGATGGACGGCACAGAAAATAAGT CCAAGTTTGGTGCAAACGCCATCCTGGGCGTGTCCCTGGCTGTCTGCAAGGCTGGTGCTGTGGAGAAGGGGGTGCCCCTCTACCGCCACATCGCCGACTTGGCTGGCAATGCCGAGGTCATCCTGCCAGTTCCA gctTTCAATGTCATCAACGGTGGCTCTCATGCTGGCAACAAGCTGGCCATGCAGGAGTTTATGATCCTTCCTGTTGGGGCCGAAAACTTCCGGGAGGCCATGCGCATCGGAGCAGAGGTTTACCACAACCTGAAGAACGTCATCAAGGAGAAATACGGGAAGGACGCCACGAATGTTGGAGATGAGGGTGGCTTTGCCCCCAACATCCTGGAGAACAAAGAAG CCCTGGAGCTGCTGAAGAACGCCATCGGCAAGGCTGGCTACAGCGACAAGGTCGTCATCGGCATGGACGTAGCTGCCTCTGAGTTCTACAGGTCGGGCAAGTATGACCTGGACTTCAAGTCGCCCGATGACCCCAACAGGTACATCACACCTGACGAGCTGGCCGACCTGTACAAGTCCTTCATCAGGGACTACCCAG TGGTGTCTATCGAGGACCCCTTCGACCAGGATGACTGGGAAGCTTGGCAGAAGTTCACTGCCAGCGCGGGGATCCAGGTGGTGGGGGACGACCTCACTGTGACCAACCCCAAGCGGATCGCCAAGGCCGTGAGCGAGAAATCCTGCAACTGCCTCCTGCTCAAAGTGAACCAGATCGGCTCCGTGACCGAGTCCCTGCAGGC GTGCAAGCTGGCCCAGTCCAACGGGTGGGGCGTCATGGTGTCACATCGCTCCGGGGAGACTGAGGACACCTTCATTGCTGACCTGgtggtggggctgtgcacggggcAG ATCAAGACTGGTGCCCCGTGCCGATCTGAGCGCTTGGCCAAGTACAACCAGATCCTCAG AATTGAAGAGGAACTGGGCAGCAAGGCCAAGTTTGCCGGCAGGAGCTTCAGAAACCCGCTCGCCAAGTAA